The following coding sequences lie in one Peribacillus frigoritolerans genomic window:
- the ilvC gene encoding ketol-acid reductoisomerase — translation MAKVYYNAEANENFFNNKKVAVIGYGSQGHAHAQNLRDSGVDVIIGIRKGKSFDKAVEDGFNVYTVKEAAEQADVIMNLLPDETQPKVYQEEIKPVLRAGQALMFAHGFNVHFNQIVPPADVDVLLVAPKGPGHLVRRTYEQGAGVPALFAIYQNVTGEAKDLALAYAWGIGSLRAGGLETTFQEETETDLFGEQAVLCGGLTALVKAGFETLTEAGYQPEVAYFECLHELKLIIDLMYEGGMENMRYSISDTAQWGDFVSGPRVVTETTKEAMKAILKDIQDGEFAKGWILENQANRPVFNAINNRENQHQIEVVGRELRKMMPFVKPQQKEKEVVAVAKN, via the coding sequence ATGGCAAAAGTATATTATAACGCAGAAGCAAACGAGAATTTCTTCAACAATAAAAAGGTAGCGGTCATCGGATATGGTTCACAAGGACACGCACACGCACAAAACCTACGTGACAGCGGTGTAGATGTAATCATCGGAATCAGGAAAGGTAAATCCTTCGATAAAGCGGTGGAAGACGGCTTTAATGTTTACACGGTGAAAGAGGCAGCTGAACAGGCAGACGTGATCATGAACCTATTACCGGATGAAACCCAGCCGAAAGTATACCAAGAAGAAATCAAACCGGTACTGCGTGCAGGTCAAGCTTTAATGTTCGCACACGGATTCAACGTCCATTTCAACCAAATCGTTCCTCCGGCAGACGTAGATGTATTATTAGTCGCTCCAAAGGGTCCGGGACATCTTGTTCGCCGTACATATGAACAAGGTGCAGGGGTGCCGGCATTATTCGCCATCTATCAAAATGTTACGGGTGAAGCAAAAGATTTGGCCCTTGCTTACGCTTGGGGAATCGGCTCTTTAAGAGCTGGCGGTTTGGAAACTACATTCCAGGAAGAAACGGAAACGGATCTATTTGGAGAGCAGGCCGTACTTTGCGGCGGATTGACTGCCCTTGTGAAAGCTGGATTCGAAACCTTGACAGAAGCTGGATACCAACCGGAAGTAGCATATTTCGAGTGTTTACATGAACTTAAATTAATCATCGACCTTATGTATGAAGGCGGTATGGAAAACATGCGCTATTCCATTTCTGACACAGCTCAATGGGGAGATTTCGTTTCTGGACCACGCGTTGTGACGGAAACTACGAAAGAGGCAATGAAAGCGATCTTGAAAGACATCCAAGACGGTGAGTTCGCAAAAGGATGGATCTTGGAAAACCAAGCGAATCGTCCAGTCTTCAATGCTATCAATAATCGTGAAAACCAACATCAAATCGAAGTGGTTGGCCGTGAATTAAGAAAAATGATGCCATTCGTAAAACCTCAACAAAAAGAGAAAGAAGTGGTAGCCGTTGCGAAAAATTAA
- the ilvN gene encoding acetolactate synthase small subunit: MKGILSLTVNNRPGVLNRITNLFTKRNYNIEGMTVGPSEQDGISRMTFVVDVDDEAVIEQITKQLNKQIDVLKVYDITNQSIVARELALIKILVTTQTRAEIYSVIEPFRASVIDVSKDSLTVQITGESDKIEAFIELIKPYGIKELARTGTAAIPRGMQIAHAKSATIV; this comes from the coding sequence ATGAAGGGAATTCTTAGCCTCACCGTGAACAACAGGCCAGGCGTCCTGAATCGGATTACGAACCTGTTCACGAAAAGAAATTATAACATTGAAGGCATGACTGTCGGACCTTCCGAACAGGATGGCATTTCAAGGATGACCTTCGTGGTCGATGTTGATGACGAAGCTGTCATTGAACAGATCACCAAGCAATTGAATAAGCAGATCGATGTTTTGAAAGTATATGATATTACGAATCAATCGATTGTGGCGAGGGAACTTGCACTCATTAAAATATTGGTGACTACACAAACCCGAGCCGAGATTTATTCAGTCATCGAACCCTTCCGAGCTTCAGTTATTGATGTCAGTAAAGATAGCCTGACAGTTCAAATCACAGGGGAATCGGATAAAATCGAAGCCTTCATTGAACTGATCAAGCCATATGGCATCAAGGAATTGGCAAGGACAGGGACGGCCGCCATCCCGCGTGGAATGCAAATTGCACACGCTAAGAGTGCGACAATCGTATAA
- the ilvB gene encoding acetolactate synthase large subunit, with the protein MTQKSVVADRKSGKTHYSGAEFLLNALKKENVEVIFGYPGGSVLPIYDKLYSSELFHILTRHEQGAIHAAEGYARITGKPGVVIVTSGPGATNIVTGLADAMIDSLPLVVISGQVATSVIGSDAFQEADVLGITTPITKHNYQVRRPEDLPRIIKEAFYIASSGRPGPVLIDIPKDMAIIEGVSTEEEPEMNLPGYQPTTKPNYLQIRKLVEAVSGAKRPVILAGAGVLHAKASHLLKEYVEQQGIPVVHTLLGLGGFPAEHPLFIGMGGMHGCYAANMALAKCDLLINIGARFDDRLTGNLAKFAQHATVAHIDIDPAEIGKNVPTKIPVVGSAKEALAELITQNGKKPEIDEWTTQLTAWNEEFPLRYTHEEGVLKPQRVIQMLHEKTNGEAIVTTDVGQHQMWAAQYYPFNKPDSWVTSGGLGTMGFGLPSALGAQLANPKATVLSISGDGGFQMCLQELSVIAEMNLPIKIIIVNNGALGMVRQWQELFHDKRFSHSIFQSHPDFVKLADAYGIPGYKVTTEEEASNCLDVALKTDGPVLIDFRVKQNENVFPMVAQGKGLDEMEGV; encoded by the coding sequence ATGACACAAAAGTCAGTTGTTGCTGATCGGAAAAGTGGAAAGACACATTATAGTGGTGCTGAATTTCTGCTGAATGCATTGAAAAAGGAAAATGTTGAAGTCATCTTTGGTTATCCGGGAGGTTCTGTATTGCCGATTTATGACAAGCTTTATAGTTCAGAACTTTTTCATATTTTGACAAGGCACGAACAAGGTGCGATTCATGCAGCGGAAGGATACGCCAGGATTACCGGCAAGCCGGGGGTGGTCATAGTTACATCCGGTCCAGGGGCAACGAACATTGTCACCGGTTTGGCCGATGCAATGATTGACTCTTTACCGCTTGTGGTAATTTCGGGTCAGGTAGCTACCAGTGTAATTGGCTCGGATGCTTTCCAGGAGGCTGATGTACTGGGGATTACTACCCCGATCACAAAACATAACTATCAGGTAAGGAGGCCGGAAGACCTTCCGCGCATTATAAAAGAAGCTTTTTATATCGCTTCAAGCGGCCGGCCCGGTCCAGTATTAATCGATATACCTAAGGACATGGCCATTATAGAAGGTGTATCGACTGAAGAGGAGCCAGAAATGAATCTCCCGGGCTATCAGCCGACGACCAAGCCGAATTACTTACAGATCAGAAAGCTTGTTGAAGCAGTAAGCGGGGCGAAAAGACCGGTCATTCTTGCAGGGGCAGGTGTCCTGCATGCAAAGGCCTCCCATCTATTAAAGGAATATGTCGAGCAGCAAGGCATTCCCGTCGTCCACACTTTATTGGGTCTTGGGGGCTTTCCGGCGGAACATCCTCTCTTTATCGGAATGGGTGGTATGCATGGCTGCTATGCAGCAAACATGGCATTAGCGAAATGTGATCTATTAATCAATATCGGTGCCAGGTTCGATGATCGATTGACTGGGAACCTAGCGAAATTCGCACAGCATGCAACGGTGGCCCATATCGATATTGATCCAGCGGAAATCGGTAAAAATGTGCCGACAAAAATTCCGGTCGTCGGAAGTGCCAAGGAAGCGCTGGCGGAGTTGATTACGCAAAATGGCAAGAAACCGGAAATTGATGAATGGACAACACAGCTGACTGCATGGAATGAAGAGTTCCCATTGCGTTATACCCATGAAGAAGGCGTATTGAAACCTCAGCGGGTCATCCAGATGCTTCATGAAAAAACGAATGGGGAAGCCATTGTTACGACGGATGTTGGACAGCATCAAATGTGGGCAGCGCAATACTATCCATTTAACAAACCGGATTCATGGGTCACTTCCGGTGGATTGGGGACGATGGGCTTTGGCTTACCATCGGCTCTCGGAGCGCAACTGGCGAATCCGAAAGCGACGGTGCTTTCCATATCGGGGGATGGTGGATTCCAGATGTGCCTGCAGGAACTTTCAGTCATTGCCGAAATGAATCTGCCAATCAAAATCATCATCGTCAACAACGGGGCACTAGGGATGGTAAGACAGTGGCAGGAACTCTTTCATGATAAACGTTTCTCACACAGTATTTTTCAATCGCATCCGGATTTCGTGAAATTGGCCGATGCTTATGGAATTCCGGGATACAAAGTGACGACGGAGGAAGAAGCAAGCAACTGCCTGGATGTAGCGTTAAAGACTGATGGTCCAGTGTTGATTGATTTCCGGGTAAAACAAAACGAAAATGTCTTTCCGATGGTAGCACAAGGAAAAGGGCTTGATGAAATGGAAGGAGTTTAA
- a CDS encoding M15 family metallopeptidase, with the protein MAIKLQTLLNRAKENMGSGMNPVVNETILEVVKLAYEAGIFVQITAGYRSFPEQNELYERGRTNKSKPIVTYARGGQSLHNYGLAVDFVIVSDDGKRTLWTEGEKWTRVAAIAKSLGFVWGGDFELFRDFPHLGMAGGLSTRDLQKGLRPNLVSRVASANSERENGWSAICEH; encoded by the coding sequence ATGGCCATCAAATTACAAACCCTATTGAATCGTGCAAAGGAAAATATGGGAAGCGGTATGAACCCAGTCGTGAACGAGACGATACTTGAAGTGGTTAAATTAGCTTATGAAGCGGGGATATTTGTTCAAATAACGGCTGGTTACCGAAGTTTCCCAGAACAAAATGAATTGTATGAACGGGGCAGAACGAATAAATCAAAGCCAATCGTGACTTATGCCAGAGGGGGCCAGTCCTTGCATAACTATGGCCTTGCTGTAGATTTTGTCATTGTTAGTGATGACGGCAAGCGGACATTATGGACAGAGGGCGAAAAGTGGACAAGGGTGGCGGCCATAGCAAAATCCCTGGGATTTGTTTGGGGAGGGGATTTTGAATTGTTCCGTGATTTTCCGCATCTTGGAATGGCAGGCGGTTTATCCACGAGAGATCTTCAAAAGGGATTGAGGCCGAATCTTGTATCAAGAGTGGCGTCAGCGAACAGTGAAAGGGAAAATGGATGGTCCGCTATTTGTGAACACTAA
- a CDS encoding GNAT family N-acetyltransferase produces MVDIRKGESSFFVEESGEKLAEITFFKSGDDEITVDHTVVSDKLRGQKVGNALVEKVIGFAREEKLKIVPVCSFVQKQFEKNAEYEDVLAK; encoded by the coding sequence ATGGTTGATATCAGAAAAGGTGAAAGTTCTTTTTTTGTCGAAGAATCTGGTGAGAAATTAGCGGAAATTACATTCTTTAAATCAGGTGATGATGAAATCACGGTCGATCATACCGTTGTTTCTGACAAGCTTCGCGGGCAAAAGGTAGGAAATGCCCTTGTTGAAAAGGTAATAGGATTCGCAAGGGAGGAAAAACTGAAAATTGTTCCGGTATGTTCGTTCGTTCAAAAACAATTTGAAAAAAATGCAGAATACGAGGATGTATTGGCTAAATGA
- a CDS encoding YidH family protein, which yields MEKNQLKYAQQHLANERTFLAWVRTVIAIVGVGFLATSLHFTIGVHRDPRIDLISIVLGMFACALGLVITVLATIGYLQKKRQINEGTFRPTSAHVILIAVFMVILLSMIILYFVFIKV from the coding sequence ATGGAGAAAAACCAATTGAAATATGCCCAGCAGCATCTGGCTAATGAACGCACCTTTTTAGCGTGGGTAAGAACGGTGATTGCGATAGTGGGGGTTGGTTTTCTTGCGACAAGCCTGCATTTTACGATTGGTGTGCATCGGGATCCCCGTATTGACCTGATCAGTATCGTGCTGGGGATGTTTGCATGTGCATTGGGCCTTGTGATTACAGTGCTGGCGACAATCGGTTATCTTCAGAAGAAGCGGCAAATCAATGAAGGTACATTCCGGCCCACGAGTGCGCACGTTATTCTAATCGCTGTTTTTATGGTCATATTGTTATCGATGATCATTTTATATTTTGTTTTCATAAAAGTGTAA
- a CDS encoding 2TM domain-containing protein — MENGDGYLRAKKRVENLKAFYIHLMVYVLVNVMLIAINLLTDSGYWWFLYPLGGWGIGVLIHGITILAQGNFGSEWEERKIKEYMEKDKKNG, encoded by the coding sequence ATGGAAAATGGAGATGGATATCTACGGGCGAAAAAAAGGGTTGAAAACCTTAAGGCATTCTACATTCATCTAATGGTGTATGTATTGGTGAATGTCATGTTGATTGCGATTAACCTATTGACGGATTCCGGTTATTGGTGGTTCCTTTATCCCCTTGGAGGGTGGGGGATTGGTGTTCTGATACATGGAATTACCATTCTTGCACAAGGAAACTTCGGGTCTGAGTGGGAAGAAAGAAAAATAAAAGAGTATATGGAAAAGGATAAAAAGAACGGCTGA
- a CDS encoding GIY-YIG nuclease family protein produces MDRKKELKQLYKETKVEAGVYQIRNTVNNKVFIGSTRNLKTLKGKQFELEVGTNTNKVLQGEWNQYGKDAFSFEVLEVLKPKDTGFFDVKRELKKLEEMWMDKIQPYEERGYNRMKSTDL; encoded by the coding sequence ATGGATCGTAAAAAAGAATTGAAGCAATTATATAAAGAAACGAAAGTTGAAGCAGGTGTATACCAAATCAGAAATACGGTAAATAATAAAGTTTTTATCGGAAGCACCAGGAATTTAAAGACGTTGAAGGGGAAACAATTTGAATTGGAAGTCGGAACAAACACCAATAAAGTTCTGCAAGGTGAGTGGAACCAATATGGGAAAGATGCTTTTTCTTTTGAGGTACTGGAAGTATTGAAGCCGAAAGATACAGGATTTTTTGATGTTAAACGGGAATTGAAAAAACTTGAAGAAATGTGGATGGACAAAATACAGCCATACGAAGAACGGGGATACAATAGAATGAAATCCACTGACTTGTAA
- a CDS encoding DUF2087 domain-containing protein → MKDAEMFWNASQDELKQGYIEGENQYVCLLCGNAVEKGIVYPEDGVLYEAKRYMRIHIEHAHSSVFEYLIDLDKKLTGLTDHQNRLLRLFYQGKNDAEVQEEMGIGSPSTIRNHRFVLKEKERQAKLFLALMELLKDKDEHAPAFIPLHQKARMVDDRYNVTEEEKVTVLKKYFPKGSQDTLKSFPPKEKQRLIILQEIMNRFENERKYEEKEINQILGAVYHDHVLLRRYLIEYGFLDRKTDGSQYWLKK, encoded by the coding sequence ATGAAGGACGCTGAAATGTTTTGGAACGCATCTCAGGATGAGCTTAAACAAGGATATATAGAAGGTGAGAATCAATATGTTTGTTTGCTGTGCGGAAATGCAGTTGAAAAGGGGATAGTGTACCCGGAAGATGGGGTTCTTTATGAAGCAAAGAGGTATATGCGAATTCATATTGAACATGCACACAGCTCCGTTTTTGAATACTTGATTGATCTCGATAAAAAACTTACAGGTCTCACGGACCATCAAAACCGCCTTCTTCGCCTATTTTACCAAGGGAAGAATGATGCTGAGGTTCAGGAGGAAATGGGAATTGGCAGTCCGTCCACCATTCGGAACCATCGTTTTGTGTTGAAAGAGAAAGAGCGTCAGGCTAAGTTGTTTTTAGCCCTGATGGAACTTTTGAAAGATAAAGATGAACATGCGCCGGCATTTATCCCGCTTCATCAAAAAGCAAGGATGGTCGATGATCGTTATAACGTTACAGAGGAAGAAAAGGTGACTGTATTGAAAAAATACTTCCCTAAAGGCAGTCAGGATACATTAAAGTCTTTCCCGCCAAAGGAAAAACAAAGGCTGATCATTCTCCAAGAAATTATGAACCGTTTTGAAAATGAGCGGAAATATGAAGAAAAAGAAATCAATCAAATATTGGGTGCCGTTTATCATGATCATGTTCTTTTGAGAAGATATTTAATAGAATATGGATTCTTGGATAGAAAGACTGATGGGAGCCAATATTGGCTGAAGAAATGA
- a CDS encoding metallophosphoesterase, producing MKVLIMSDSHGLTHEISMITDRHKQEVAAMIHCGDSELERNDPHMSGFLAVRGNCDYDSAYPNDIVENIAGKRFFLTHGHLYNINMTLMNLSYKSEETGADIICFGHSHAAGSELIDGKLFINPGSIRQPRGRKEKTYAILEIGNDQLEIIYFDLEGKIVEELRNAYQME from the coding sequence ATGAAAGTGCTAATAATGAGTGACAGTCATGGCTTAACTCATGAAATCAGCATGATTACCGACCGTCATAAACAAGAGGTTGCTGCCATGATCCATTGCGGTGATTCAGAGTTGGAAAGAAATGACCCTCACATGTCGGGGTTCTTAGCCGTTCGCGGGAATTGTGACTATGATTCGGCATATCCGAATGATATTGTGGAGAATATCGCAGGCAAGCGTTTCTTCCTTACGCATGGACACCTCTATAACATAAATATGACCTTGATGAACCTATCTTATAAAAGTGAAGAGACAGGGGCGGATATTATTTGCTTTGGTCACTCCCACGCTGCAGGCTCCGAATTGATTGACGGCAAGCTCTTCATCAACCCGGGAAGCATACGTCAGCCGCGTGGACGAAAAGAGAAAACCTATGCCATTTTGGAAATCGGAAATGACCAACTTGAAATCATCTATTTTGACCTTGAAGGAAAAATCGTTGAAGAACTAAGAAATGCTTATCAAATGGAATGA
- a CDS encoding XTP/dITP diphosphatase, translating into MKTVIIATKNKGKAKEFESLFSAKGYEVKTLLDVPDAPDVEETGTTFEENAILKAEAIAHQLGHFVIADDSGLIVDALEGRPGVYSARYAGEDKSDEANTEKVLRELEGVPKEARTARFYCALALASPNQETVTVSGTMEGLITEQPSGTNGFGYDPIFFVEEQGKTNAELTKEEKNKISHRANALRALDEKLDLFLKREEGM; encoded by the coding sequence ATGAAGACAGTAATCATTGCAACGAAAAATAAAGGGAAAGCCAAGGAGTTCGAAAGCTTATTCTCTGCTAAAGGATATGAAGTCAAAACACTTCTCGATGTACCGGATGCTCCGGATGTTGAGGAAACAGGCACGACCTTTGAAGAAAATGCGATCCTGAAGGCAGAGGCCATTGCCCATCAGCTAGGCCACTTTGTCATTGCTGATGATTCCGGATTGATTGTAGATGCATTGGAGGGCCGTCCAGGCGTATATTCTGCGCGCTATGCTGGAGAGGACAAGAGCGATGAAGCAAACACGGAAAAAGTCCTCCGCGAACTGGAAGGCGTGCCAAAAGAGGCTAGGACTGCGAGATTTTATTGCGCCTTGGCACTAGCGTCACCCAACCAGGAAACAGTTACGGTATCGGGAACGATGGAAGGCTTGATTACGGAACAGCCTTCAGGAACGAATGGATTTGGTTATGATCCCATCTTTTTTGTTGAGGAACAGGGCAAAACAAACGCCGAATTGACAAAAGAGGAAAAAAACAAAATCAGCCACCGTGCCAACGCATTGAGGGCTCTAGATGAAAAACTTGATCTATTTCTAAAAAGGGAAGAAGGAATGTGA
- a CDS encoding Ger(x)C family spore germination protein, which yields MRKLIAVMVIGCQLLLTTGCWGMKEIQAQTYGSALGVDYKEGEFILYFQALNFADIAKQEGATALQEKSSVVIGEGKGESIEEAFTELEQNAALPLYIGHINSFILSENVINKKMKDFIEYVGKEPLLRYNSWLFVTKEDIKKVFDSDSFFNLPNLFTIIQRPETVINENYFISPLKFNELVSKFYQPVGSILIPSMVINERHYSEKGKEKKIPTLNGGYVLSKQQYKGFVSKQDLIGMKWVGNKATVMFFSLNKQKVSVEIMDPKTNIIVLEQQKKPLYDLEVRANGILKQNIDNLDMEKIEKKVEIKIKQDILKTLETGEKINTDLFNISEKAYRYHANKWDNKIINSFDKSSINNIKVNIHIEHSENYKR from the coding sequence ATGAGAAAGCTAATTGCAGTCATGGTAATTGGCTGTCAACTTTTATTGACGACAGGCTGTTGGGGAATGAAGGAAATTCAAGCTCAAACATATGGATCCGCTCTAGGCGTCGATTATAAAGAGGGTGAATTCATCTTATACTTTCAAGCATTGAATTTTGCGGATATAGCAAAACAAGAGGGGGCCACAGCATTACAAGAAAAATCTTCTGTTGTCATTGGGGAAGGTAAAGGGGAAAGTATCGAAGAAGCATTTACTGAATTAGAACAAAATGCAGCATTGCCACTGTATATCGGGCATATTAACTCCTTCATTTTAAGTGAGAATGTAATCAATAAGAAAATGAAGGATTTCATTGAATATGTGGGGAAAGAGCCCTTATTGCGATACAATTCATGGCTGTTTGTTACAAAAGAAGATATTAAAAAGGTGTTTGACAGTGATAGTTTCTTTAATCTTCCTAACCTATTCACGATCATTCAAAGGCCAGAGACCGTTATTAATGAGAATTATTTCATATCCCCGTTAAAATTCAATGAGCTGGTTTCGAAATTTTATCAACCGGTTGGTTCCATTTTAATTCCCTCTATGGTAATAAATGAGCGTCATTACTCAGAGAAGGGGAAAGAAAAAAAGATACCAACGTTGAATGGCGGCTATGTTTTATCAAAACAACAGTATAAAGGGTTCGTAAGTAAACAAGATTTGATAGGTATGAAATGGGTTGGAAATAAGGCGACTGTAATGTTTTTTTCCCTGAACAAACAAAAGGTAAGTGTTGAAATCATGGACCCCAAAACAAACATCATAGTATTGGAACAACAAAAGAAACCCTTATATGATTTAGAAGTTAGAGCAAATGGAATATTGAAACAAAATATAGACAACTTGGATATGGAAAAAATCGAAAAAAAGGTAGAAATAAAAATTAAGCAAGATATTTTGAAGACGTTGGAGACTGGGGAAAAAATCAATACAGATCTTTTTAACATAAGTGAAAAGGCATACAGATACCATGCCAATAAGTGGGATAATAAAATTATTAATTCCTTTGATAAGTCTTCAATAAATAACATAAAAGTTAATATCCATATTGAACATAGTGAAAATTACAAACGTTAG
- a CDS encoding spore germination protein, with protein sequence MKKGKLNGTPSYIDQIQKWFEHSSDVVLRTKTFDNEGRYLLGFLYAPNLVDMPFINEVILPTISKAVQENGELTIDQLSNIMEISMLEKGSGLKEEVESILFSGDLIIINESSNEIYYTPLANSPKRSPEESNIESSIRGPRDGFVENISDNMSLIRQRLKTASLKCIEYTIGKRSKTKILLLYIDDIINPSILLDIKERLDSLKVDIIVSSYQVEELLYDNQLSIFPLMDYIGRPDYVVESLNQGRFAILVDGNPTCLIGPTSINQLLYSADDAHASFFYISFIRIIRVVALFVTVTLPGFFIALVTYQFDQIPFSLLATISITRQGLPIPASLEAFLMIILFELFKEAGLRLPKAVGPTVSVLGGLIIGDAAIRAGLTSPSMLVIIAVTVLSSYTLINQNIAGNIVLIRLFIFACSAFLGLFGFFMGIFLILIVVVSLESFGQPFVNPFSKPNKSDMLKVLFKLPYGMLRQRNQALQSSDNEPQKESNK encoded by the coding sequence ATGAAGAAGGGAAAATTGAATGGAACTCCTTCTTACATTGACCAAATCCAAAAATGGTTCGAACATTCTTCCGATGTTGTTTTAAGAACAAAAACTTTTGATAATGAAGGTCGTTATTTGTTGGGTTTTTTATATGCGCCGAACTTAGTGGATATGCCATTTATCAATGAAGTGATACTGCCTACAATATCAAAAGCGGTTCAAGAAAATGGGGAATTAACAATTGATCAATTAAGCAATATTATGGAAATCAGTATGCTTGAAAAGGGCTCCGGTTTAAAAGAGGAAGTGGAAAGCATTCTTTTTTCTGGAGACCTGATCATTATTAATGAATCTTCTAATGAAATTTACTATACCCCATTAGCTAATTCCCCTAAGCGCAGTCCGGAAGAATCCAATATAGAATCTTCCATTCGTGGACCTAGAGATGGATTTGTTGAGAATATATCGGATAACATGTCTTTAATTCGCCAAAGGTTAAAAACGGCATCACTTAAATGTATAGAATATACAATCGGGAAAAGAAGTAAAACAAAAATATTGCTGCTTTATATTGATGACATTATTAATCCCTCGATTCTTTTGGATATTAAAGAACGATTGGATTCATTAAAGGTTGATATCATAGTCAGCAGTTACCAAGTTGAAGAACTCTTATATGATAATCAACTTTCCATCTTCCCCTTAATGGATTATATCGGTCGACCGGACTATGTTGTTGAATCATTGAATCAAGGGCGCTTTGCCATCCTGGTGGACGGGAATCCCACATGCTTGATCGGACCAACAAGTATTAATCAGTTGCTTTATTCTGCTGATGACGCACATGCAAGCTTTTTTTACATTAGTTTTATACGCATCATTCGTGTAGTCGCCTTATTTGTAACCGTTACGTTACCGGGTTTTTTTATAGCGTTAGTTACCTATCAATTCGATCAAATTCCCTTTTCGCTACTTGCGACGATTTCAATCACGAGACAGGGATTACCCATACCTGCTTCTTTGGAGGCATTCTTGATGATCATATTGTTTGAACTATTTAAAGAAGCCGGTCTTCGCCTGCCAAAAGCTGTAGGTCCGACGGTTTCTGTGTTGGGTGGACTAATTATAGGTGATGCAGCGATTCGGGCAGGACTGACCTCACCCTCCATGCTCGTAATAATAGCTGTAACAGTTCTCTCGAGCTATACCTTGATCAATCAGAATATTGCTGGGAATATCGTTCTTATAAGGTTATTCATATTTGCATGTTCAGCGTTTTTAGGCTTGTTTGGATTCTTCATGGGAATATTCCTCATCTTGATTGTTGTGGTTTCCTTGGAAAGTTTCGGACAGCCTTTTGTGAATCCATTTTCCAAACCAAATAAATCGGATATGTTAAAAGTCTTATTCAAGCTTCCGTATGGGATGTTAAGACAGCGGAATCAAGCTCTACAGTCCAGTGATAATGAACCGCAAAAGGAGTCGAACAAATGA